A stretch of Lathyrus oleraceus cultivar Zhongwan6 chromosome 6, CAAS_Psat_ZW6_1.0, whole genome shotgun sequence DNA encodes these proteins:
- the LOC127093046 gene encoding rab GTPase-activating protein 22: MNTSSHLNTNTDATAILSVAAGAKTGRKGRFSLMAAVQTNSTPAVVFTALAGVAIVAVIFYGASRKRKHALSPQQWKILFTEDGRLRDGGIKLLKRVRSGGVGPRIRAEVWPFLLGVYNFNSTKDERDAVRTQNRKEYETLRRQCRKLVKKPNEISKLNEIGEISYEGGDGSLVQDSGSSSSDDAASAREFLSSQDRSPEAEYSDYPSIVSLEGDDYVNVNKADASLPDSYFSESPEVIQTVPPDDDQEDNNPVKTTKDSADGPEVIQTSPPDDVQEDNNPIETTKDSAEVPEVIQTDPSGDVQEDNNPMKITKDSAEGPEVIQTAPPDDVHEDNNPAKATKEVSSPLQEKVPSKPPTNEDFSTWQRIIRLDALRANADWMSHYPSQAAVSDSVARRTAEAVGLEDYGHLEAGRIFHAARLVAILEAYALYDPEIGYCQGMSDLLSPIVSIISEDHEAFWCFVGFMKKARQNFRLDEVGIRRQLELVAKIIKYKDAHLFKHLEKLQAEDCFFVYRMVVVLFRRELTFEQTICLWEVMWADQAAVRAGIGISAWNKVRKRAPPTDDLLLYAIAASVLQRRKLIIERYSSMDEIIRECNSMSGQLDVLKLLDDAHNLVITLHDKIET; encoded by the exons ATGAACACATCCTCCCACTTGAATACCAACACCGACGCAACTGCCATTCTCTCTGTTGCCGCCGGTGCAAAGACCGGCCGCAAGGGAAGATTCTCGCTTATGGCCGCCGTGCAAACGAACTCTACTCCGGCGGTTGTCTTCACGGCCCTCGCCGGCGTCGCTATTGTCGCTGTCATTTTCTACGGTGCCAGTAG GAAAAGAAAACATGCCCTTTCACCTCAGCAATGGAAAATATTGTTTACAGAAGATGGTAGACTCCGTGATGGTGGAATTAAGCTCCTGAAAAGAGTGCGCAGTGGA GGTGTTGGTCCCAGAATAAGAGCTGAAGTCTGGCCATTCCTACTTGGAGT GTATAACTTTAACAGCACAAAGGATGAAAGAGATGCTGTGAGAACTCAAAATAG AAAAGAATATGAAACACTCCGTCGACAATGCAGGAAACTCGTAAAAAAACCCAATGAAATCAGTAAGTTAAATGAAATTGGTGAAATTAGCTACGAAGGAGGTGATGGAAGTCTTGTTCAAGATTCTGGTTCTTCTAGTTCTGATGATGCGGCCAGCGCCAGGGAGTTCCTCTCCAGTCAGGACAGGAGTCCAGAAGCTGAATATTCAGATTATCCATCCATTGTCTCATTGGAAGGAGATGATTATGTTAATGTCAACAAGGCTGATGCATCTTTACCGGATTCATATTTTTCCGAATCTCCTGAAGTAATTCAAACAGTTCCTCCGGATGATGATCAGGAAGATAACAACCCCGTGAAAACTACCAAGGATTCCGCTGATGGTCCTGAAGTAATTCAAACATCTCCTCCTGATGATGTTCAGGAAGACAACAACCCCATAGAAACTACCAAGGATTCCGCTGAAGTTCCTGAAGTAATTCAAACAGATCCTTCCGGTGATGTTCAGGAAGACAACAACCCCATGAAAATCACCAAGGATTCCGCTGAAGGTCCTGAAGTAATTCAAACAGCTCCTCCTGATGATGTTCATGAAGATAACAACCCCGCGAAAGCTACCAAAGAAGTCTCTTCTCCCTTGCAAGAAAAAGTTCCATCAAAGCCACCAACTAATGAAGACTTCTCCACCTGGCAACGGATTATCCGACTTGATGCATTGCGTGCTAATGCAGACTGGATGTCACACTATCCCTCTCAAGCGGCCGTATCAGACAGTGTGGCACGTCGTACTGCTGAGGCTGTTGGCTTGGAGGATTATGGCCACCTAGAGGCAGGCAGGATCTTCCATGCTGCCCGACTAGTTGCTATTCTTGAAGCATATGCACTATATGACCCTGAAATTGGCTATTGCCAAGGTATGAGTGACCTGCTATCTCCTATAGTTAGTATTATATCAGAGGATCACGAGGCTTTCTGGTGTTTCGTTGGATTCATGAAGAAGGCACGGCAAAATTTTAGGCTGGATGAGGTGGGTATAAGGAGGCAACTAGAGTTAGTTGCCAAAATAATCAAGTATAAAGATGCCCATCTATTTAAGCATTTAGAGAAGCTTCAGGCTGAAGATTGCTTCTTTGTATATAGGATGGTGGTGGTACTGTTTCGAAGAGAATTGACATTTGAGCAGACTATTTGCCTTTGGGAAGTAATGTGGGCAGATCAAGCTGCAGTCAGGGCAGGTATTGGGATTTCTGCATGGAACAAAGTTAGAAAGCGTGCGCCACCAACAGATGATTTGTTGCTTTATGCAATAGCAGCTTCGGTATTGCAGAGGAGGAAGTTGATCATTGAAAGGTATAGCAGCATGGATGAGATCATTAGGGAATGCAATAGCATGTCAGGACAGCTTGATGTTTTGAAATTGCTAGATGATGCACATAACTTAGTGATCACCCTTCATGATAAAATAGAGACATGA
- the LOC127096818 gene encoding pentatricopeptide repeat-containing protein At2g13600 — MHTLLSQTITRPPQPNPLIPSSFTNQTKPPNLNLQSSNTIPQLSLLNNHPLTSTTYAIILQSSNSLTLGKQLHSHSIKTGFHHHHFVQTKLLQMYSIHSSFEDACHMFDTMPLKNLHSWTALIRLHLNMGLFQEAFMLFEELLSDGVSEKLDFFVFPLVLNICCGLGDLKLGRQLHGMVLKLGFVTNVYVGNALIDMYGKCGGLGEAKEVLEGMPRKDCVSWNSIITACATNGMVHEALGLLQNMSLSELEPNVVTWSAVIGGFSSNGYDVESIELFSRMVGVGVAPNAQTLASVLPAYARMKWLCFGKELHGYIVRHDLFSNSFVVNALVDMYRRCGDMKSAFEMFSKFARKSAASYNTMMVGYSENGNIVKAKGLFDRMEREGVERDRISWNCMISGYVDNLMLDEALMLFRDLLMEGIEPNSFTLGSILTGCADTTSVRQGKEIHSIAIAKGLQSNSFVGGALVEMYCKCNDIIAAQMAFDEISERDTSTWNVLISGYARSNQIEKIGELLDKMKGVGFEPNTYTWNSILAGLMENKQYDSAIRLFNEMQVSNLRPDIYTAGIILAACSKLATIHRGKQVHAYSIRARYDSDVHIGAALVDMYAKCGSIKHCHEVYNKISNPNLVCHNAMLTAYAMHGHGEEGIAIFRRMLTDKVRPDHVTFLSVISSCVHAGSIEIGFECFYLMKKYNITPTLKHYTCMIDLLSRAGKLAEAYQLIKNMPMEADSVTWSALLGGCFIHKEVSLGEIAAEKLIELEPDNTGNYVMLANLYASAGRWHDLAKTRELMNDKGMQKSPGCSWIEDSDGIHVFLASDKSHPKIDEIYLTLDNLTKFIRIKHTNQL, encoded by the coding sequence ATGCACACCCTACTTTCACAAACCATCACACGCCCACCACAACCAAACCCACTAATTCCCTCTTCTTTCACAAACCAAACAAAACCACCCAATTTGAACCTTCAATCCTCAAACACAATCCCTCAATTAAGCCTTCTTAACAACCACCCACTTACTTCCACCACCTACGCTATCATTCTCCAATCTTCCAACTCTCTCACTTTAGGAAAACAACTTCACTCTCACTCCATCAAAACTGGCTTCCACCACCACCATTTTGTTCAAACCAAGCTACTTCAAATGTATTCCATCCACTCATCTTTTGAAGATGCCTGCCACATGTTTGACACAATGCCGCTTAAAAACTTGCATTCTTGGACTGCACTTATACGCCTTCATCTTAACATGGGGTTGTTTCAAGAAGCTTTTATGCTTTTTGAAGAATTGTTATCTGATGGGGTGAGCGAAAAATTGGATTTTTTTGTGTTTCCTCTTGTGTTGAACATTTGTTGTGGTCTTGGTGATTTGAAACTAGGTAGACAACTTCATGGGATGGTTTTGAAACTTGGGTTTGTTACTAATGTTTATGTGGGGAATGCTTTGATTGATATGTATGGTAAATGTGGGGGCTTAGGTGAGGCTAAGGAAGTTCTAGAAGGAATGCCGCGAAAGGATTGTGTCTCTTGGAATTCTATTATAACCGCATGTGCCACCAATGGGATGGTGCACGAGGCGTTGGGTCTCTTGCAAAACATGTCGTTGAGTGAGCTGGAACCCAATGTTGTTACTTGGAGTGCGGTTATTGGAGGATTTTCGAGTAATGGTTATGATGTTGAGTCAATTGAATTGTTTTCTAGAATGGTGGGAGTAGGGGTGGCACCAAATGCTCAGACGCTGGCGAGCGTTCTTCCTGCTTATGCTAGGATGAAATGGCTTTGCTTTGGGAAAGAACTCCATGGCTACATTGTTAGACATGATTTGTTCTCTAATAGTTTTGTTGTGAATGCATTAGTGGACATGTATAGAAGGTGTGGTGATATGAAAAGTGCTTTTGAAATGTTTTCCAAGTTTGCGAGGAAAAGTGCAGCATCTTACAATACAATGATGGTTGGCTATTCAGAAAATGGTAATATCGTAAAGGCAAAGGGATTATTTGACCGGATGGAGCGAGAAGGTGTGGAGAGGGATAGAATATCGTGGAATTGTATGATATCAGGTTATGTGGATAATCTCATGCTTGATGAAGCTCTGATGTTGTTTCGAGATTTATTGATGGAAGGAATTGAACCTAATTCCTTCACTCTTGGAAGTATCCTTACTGGATGTGCTGATACAACTTCTGTTCGACAAGGGAAAGAGATACATTCGATTGCAATTGCCAAAGGTCTGCAGTCCAACAGCTTTGTCGGCGGAGCTTTGGTTGAAATGTACTGTAAATGCAATGACATTATAGCTGCTCAAATGGCATTTGATGAAATAAGTGAAAGAGATACATCAACATGGAATGTGTTGATATCTGGTTATGCACGGTCTAATCAAATTGAAAAGATTGGAGAACTTCTTGACAAAATGAAAGGGGTTGGTTTTGAGCCTAATACCTATACATGGAATAGTATTTTAGCCGGCCTTATGGAAAATAAACAATATGATTCAGCAATACGATTGTTCAATGAAATGCAGGTTTCAAATTTGAGGCCTGACATATACACAGCTGGAATAATCTTAGCAGCATGCTCCAAGTTGGCGACAATCCACCGGGGAAAGCAAGTCCATGCATATTCCATTAGAGCAAGGTACGACTCCGATGTTCACATTGGAGCCGCCTTAGTAGACATGTATGCAAAATGCGGGAGTATTAAACACTGCCACGAAGTTTATAACAAGATATCAAACCCTAATCTGGTGTGCCACAATGCAATGCTCACCGCTTATGCCATGCATGGACATGGTGAAGAAGGAATTGCTATTTTTCGCAGAATGTTAACCGACAAAGTTAGACCAGACCATGTAACTTTCCTATCGGTCATTTCTTCATGTGTTCACGCAGGATCAATCGAGATTGGTTTTGAATGCTTTTATTTGATGAAAAAATACAACATCACACCCACATTAAAGCATTATACGTGCATGATAGACCTCTTGAGTCGCGCAGGGAAGCTCGCCGAAGCATATCAACTTATCAAAAACATGCCAATGGAAGCCGATTCAGTGACCTGGAGTGCTCTGCTTGGAGGTTGTTTTATTCATAAAGAAGTATCCCTAGGTGAAATTGCAGCCGAAAAGCTCATCGAATTGGAGCCGGATAACACCGGAAACTATGTTATGTTAGCAAACTTATATGCTTCTGCAGGAAGATGGCATGATCTTGCTAAAACTAGAGAGTTAATGAATGATAAGGGAATGCAAAAGAGTCCAGGATGCAGTTGGATAGAAGATAGTGATGGGATTCATGTTTTTCTTGCTAGTGATAAAAGTCACCCAAAAATTGATGAAATATATCTTACGCTAGATAATTTGACTAAGTTCATTAGAATAAAACACACAAATCAATTATAA